A window from Mangifera indica cultivar Alphonso chromosome 2, CATAS_Mindica_2.1, whole genome shotgun sequence encodes these proteins:
- the LOC123199278 gene encoding linoleate 13S-lipoxygenase 2-1, chloroplastic-like produces MSDVLSTTGRLPPGAPLVCILILLLAFSPAAFGLLPSIPITCSLPLLSLVSSVSFTVCTIGFILLPLLFFFTAKSYLPSNTPNGLTRLRAEELVHLRGTGQGERKNTERIYDYDVYNDLGNPDKSEDLARPVLGGKQHPYPRRCRTGRPRCDKDADSEKLATSTIYVPRDEAFSDIKEMTFSAKTLYSALHALIPYIQTSIVDSDLGFPFFTAIDSLFNEGINLPPLTKQGFWKTLVPRLVKAIEDSSEDVLRFETPEAMTRDKFFWFRDEEFARQTLAGLNPLCIKLVTEWPLKSTLDPAVYGPPESKITTELLEREIKGFMTVDEAIKQKKLFILDYHDLMLPFVQKVRTLKNTTLYGSRTVFFLTPGGTLRPLAIELVRPPMDGKPQWKEVYTPSWHSTDCWLWRLAKAQVLAIDSGYHQLISHWLRTHCCTEPYIIATNRQLSVMHPIYRLLHPHFRYTMEINALARQKLINADGIIESSFSPGKLSAELGSAVYDAVWRFDHEALPQDLISRGMAVEDPNSPYGLKLTIEDYPYANDGLVLWDALKQWVTDYVNHYYPDPKLVASDEELQAWWSEIKNVGHGDKKDAPWWPELKTPKDLIEIVTTITWVASGHHAAVNFGQYPYAGYFPNRPTVARINMPTEDNSEEGWKFLMEKPEVVLLRCFPSQVQAATVMTVLDVLSNHSPDEEYLGELAEPAWEEDPVVKSAFEKFNGRLKELEGIVDERNANKELKNRNGAGIMPYELLKPFSDSGVTGKGVPYSISI; encoded by the exons AGTCATACTTGCCATCGAACACTCCGAATGGACTGACGAGACTAAGAGCTGAAGAGCTTGTGCATCTAAGAGGCACCGGACAAGGAGAGAGGAAGAACACAGAGAGGATTTATGACTATGATGTGTATAATGACCTTGGAAACCCTGATAAGAGCGAAGATTTGGCTCGACCAGTGCTTGGTGGCAAGCAACACCCTTACCCTAGACGTTGCAGAACAGGCCGCCCTCGCTGTGACAAAG ATGCAGATTCGGAGAAATTAGCAACGAGCACAATCTACGTTCCCAGAGATGAAGCCTTCTCAGACATAAAAGAGATGACATTTTCTGCAAAGACACTTTACTCAGCCCTCCATGCCTTAATTCCATACATACAAACCTCCATCGTCGACTCCGATCTAGGCTTTCCATTCTTCACGGCCATAGATTCCCTCTTTAACGAAGGAATCAACTTGCCCCCACTCACTAAACAAGGCTTCTGGAAAACACTCGTCCCCAGATTGGTCAAGGCCATTGAGGATAGCAGTGAGGATGTGCTGCGTTTCGAAACCCCTGAAGCAATGACCA gagataaatttttttggttcaGGGATGAGGAATTTGCTCGACAAACTCTAGCTGGTCTCAACCCACTATGCATAAAATTGGTCACG GAATGGCCATTGAAGAGCACACTGGACCCAGCAGTTTATGGTCCACCAGAATCAAAAATCACCACAGAACTCCTTGAGCGAGAAATCAAAGGCTTCATGACTGTCGATGAG GCCATCAAACAAAAGAAGCTGTTCATTCTAGATTACCATGACTTGATGCTACCATTTGTTCAGAAAGTGAGAACCTTAAAAAACACAACGCTTTATGGATCTCGCACAGTGTTTTTCCTCACCCCTGGTGGCACATTGAGGCCTCTAGCCATCGAGCTGGTTCGGCCTCCGATGGATGGGAAGCCCCAGTGGAAAGAAGTGTACACCCCCAGCTGGCACTCCACTGATTGCTGGCTATGGAGGCTGGCCAAAGCTCAAGTCCTCGCCATTGATTCCGGCTATCACCAGCTTATTAGTCATTG GCTAAGAACTCATTGTTGCACAGAGCCTTATATAATTGCCACCAACAGGCAACTCAGTGTGATGCACCCAATCTATAGATTATTGCACCCACATTTCCGGTACACAATGGAGATCAATGCCCTAGCTCGCCAAAAGCTAATTAATGCCGATGGGATAATAGAAAGCTCTTTCTCACCTGGCAAATTGTCCGCAGAGCTCGGCTCCGCTGTTTACGATGCCGTCTGGCGTTTCGACCACGAGGCGCTGCCCCAGGACCTAATCAGCAG GGGAATGGCTGTTGAAGATCCAAATTCTCCATATGGCTTAAAGTTAACAATTGAAGATTACCCTTACGCCAACGATGGACTTGTTCTCTGGGACGCATTGAAACAATGGGTGACCGATTATGTTAACCACTACTATCCTGATCCAAAACTCGTCGCCTCCGATGAAGAGCTCCAAGCATGGTGGAGTGAAATAAAAAACGTGGGGCATGGAGATAAAAAGGATGCTCCATGGTGGCCTGAGCTCAAAACTCCGAAAGATTTAATCGAAATCGTGACAACCATCACCTGGGTGGCCTCCGGTCATCACGCTGCCGTGAACTTCGGGCAGTATCCATACGCCGGCTACTTCCCAAATAGGCCGACCGTCGCCAGAATCAACATGCCCACAGAAGACAACTCCGAGGAGGGCTGGAAATTCTTAATGGAGAAGCCTGAAGTTGTGCTGTTGAGATGTTTTCCTTCTCAGGTGCAGGCGGCAACGGTGATGACGGTGCTGGATGTGCTCTCGAATCACTCTCCGGACGAGGAGTATTTGGGAGAGCTGGCGGAGCCGGCGTGGGAGGAGGACCCAGTTGTGAAAAGCGCTTTTGAGAAGTTTAATGGGAGGTTGAAGGAGTTGGAGGGAATTGTTGATGAGAGGAACGCGAACAAGGAGCTGAAGAACAGGAATGGAGCTGGGATTATGCCTTATGAGTTGTTGAAGCCGTTTTCCGATTCTGGTGTCACCGGAAAAGGAGTTCCATATAGCATTTCTATCTAG
- the LOC123209782 gene encoding uncharacterized protein LOC123209782 yields the protein MGRGRGKGKKLTINNHEDPGSGEEERIPAQKRRGRPQKPLKDDIDEEEAEKIEEEDGENGKAGTMSKEIKSPTATENGKKRKRNSQVKEKSDSIKEENGIGTRSSTDDSTKSNGFRHNGSRRKSKPRRAAEAIVECK from the coding sequence ATGGGTAGAGGTAGAGGAAAGGGAAAGAAGTTGACCATTAACAATCATGAAGACCCTGGAAGTGGTGAGGAAGAGAGAATTCCAGCACAAAAAAGAAGGGGAAGGCCACAGAAACCACTAAAGGATGAtattgatgaagaagaagctgAGAAAATAGAAGAGGAGGATGGTGAGAATGGTAAAGCTGGTACTATGagcaaagaaataaaaagtccCACTGCAACAGAGAATGGAAAGAAGAGGAAGCGTAACTCGCAGGTCAAAGAGAAGTCAGATTCAATCAAAGAGGAAAATGGTATTGGAACTAGGTCTAGTACTGATGACTCAACTAAGTCGAATGGATTTCGGCATAATGGAAGCAGAAGGAAAAGCAAACCTCGTCGGGCTGCCGAAGCAATCGTTGAATGCAAGTAG